One Aphis gossypii isolate Hap1 unplaced genomic scaffold, ASM2018417v2 Contig00055, whole genome shotgun sequence genomic region harbors:
- the LOC126553057 gene encoding 52 kDa repressor of the inhibitor of the protein kinase-like: MWKNRLANQNITLKSAFDGLLKCNEDIYQNIHFLFKILCTLPVSTACPERSFSSLKRIKSYLRNTMSEKRLNGLAMLSIHRDIEINVEEVLDEISQKPRRMDIIL; the protein is encoded by the exons atgtggaAGAACAGACTTGCAAACCaaaacattacattaaaatcGGCATTTGATGGTTTGCTAAAATGCAATGAAGATATATatcaaaacatacattttttatttaaaatattgtgtacattGCCAGTTTCAACAGCTTGTCCGGAAAGGTCATTTTCAAGTTTGAAAAGGATTAAATCATACTTACGCAACACAATGTctgaa aagagGTTAAATGGTTTAGCGATGTTAAGCATTCATAGAGATATAGAAATTAATGTAGAAGAAGTGTTGGATGAAATATCTCAAAAACCACGAAGAATggacattattttgtaa
- the LOC126553052 gene encoding zinc finger MYM-type protein 1-like: protein MVDDNDDTHVEVGDEPMSVVIDKLHSQSSELAYSEDMAGLFCKYCVVFARTGGMQAKLLGQLVLNCFNSYAKATATFREHVKHKYHCQAVMQADHFISIMEKKKLKIIDQIDSDRVSQVKENRKRLIPIIECVILCGHEELPLRGHRDSGSIIVDDDTSREGNFRSILKYRAKGDEYLKHILEGPGQGNRRYTSPIIQNDIIDACNTILMKRIADNVNNSKCFSILVDETSDISTIEQLSICVRYINNQNILHEDFLQFFVIDSLTGVNLATSILNGLAACGINCNYLYGQGYDGAMNMAGRIKGVQSVIKTKYPKALYVHCAAHSLNLAVSAASDLQPIRNCLGIIEKAHVFFNTPKRNNVLQHEIENGDTLPDAKKLKRLCATRWIQRYDAVNDFIQLLPFVVNALQTIATEWKDSSSIDADMLKKAITESEFLISLYVIKVLFSYGLPLCKKLQKVRIDLKQTIELVEEVIDCLQNLRTNADEEFNHIFKEVKRTADLVGTELKTKRIVGIQKNRANPKVDGLSIENYYRIVIFIPYIENFIQELKNRFMNHRCVFEGK from the exons ATGGTGGATGACAACGATGATACACATGTCGAAGTGGGTGATGAACCCATGTCTGTAGTTATCGATAAATTACATTCACAATCCAGTgag CTTGCTTACTCCGAAGATATGGCAGgtcttttttgtaaatattgcgTTGTATTTGCTAGAACTGGTGGTATGCAGGCGAAATTGCTTGGTCAGCTTGTACTAAATTGCTTTAATAGTTATGCTAAAGCTACAgcg acATTTCGAGAGCacgttaaacataaatatcacTGCCAAGCTGTTATGCAAGCAGatcattttataagtataatggagaaaaaaaaattaaaaattattgatcaaATTGACTCTGATAG agtGTCTCAGGTTAAAGAAAACCGTAAGAGACTTATTCCAATTATTGAATGTGTGATACTATGTGGCCATGAAGAGCTTCCCTTAAGAGGACATAGAGACAGTGGATCAATTATTGTTgatg ATGATACATCTAGAGAAGGTAATTTtagatcaattttaaaatatagggcGAAAGGTGATGAATATCTAAAACACATTCTTGAAGGACCTGGTCAAGGAAACCGACGTTATACTAGTCCCATCAttcaaaatgatataatagatGCTtgcaatactattttaatgaaaagaaTTGcagataatgtaaataattctaaatgcTTTTCTATTTTAGTAGATGAAACATCTGATATATCTACTATTGAACAGCTTTCAATATGCGTTAGatatatcaataatcaaaatatattgcatgAAGATTTTCtgcaattttttgttattgatagTCTTACTGGTGTGAATCTAGCAACATCTATATTAAAtg gatTAGCTGCTTGTGGTATAAACTGCAATTATCTATACGGGCAAGGGTATGATGGAGCCATGAATATGGCTGGCAGAATTAAAGGTGTTCAGTCagtgataaaaacaaaataccctAAGGCTTTGTATGTGCACTGTGCGGCTCATTCATTGAACCTAGCAGTGTCGGCAGCCAGTGATCTGCAACCTATCCGTAACTGTTTGGGCATAATTGAGAAAgctcatgttttttttaacactccaaaacgaaataatgttttacaacATGAGATTGAAAATGGTGATACATTACCAGatgcaaaaaaattgaaacgcTTATGTGCCACTAGGTGGATACAACGATATGATGCAGTTAATGactttattcaattattaccaTTTGTTGTTAATGCACTACAAACAATTGCGACTGAGTGGAAAGATTCATCCTCAATAGATGCAGATATGTTGAAAAAGGCTATTACAGaatcagaatttttaatttctctttatgtaattaaa gttttattttcatatggtTTGCCCCTTTGTAAGAAATTACAAAAAGTGCGTATCGACTTAAAGCAGACGATAGAGTTAGTTGAGGAGGTAATAGATTGCCTTCAAAATTTGCGAACTAATGCTGATGAagaatttaatcatatttttaaagaagttAAA cgAACAGCAGACTTGGTTGGTACtgaattaaaaaccaaaagaATTGTAGGGATACAAAAAAACAGAGCAAATCCTAAAGTTGACGGTTTATCTATAGAAAACTATTACAGAATAGTTATTTTCATTCCATACATAGAAAACTTTATACAAGAACTTAAAAATCGGTTTATGAACCACAGATGTGTATTTGagggtaaataa
- the LOC126553053 gene encoding uncharacterized protein LOC126553053 produces the protein MGQDEDLARSKRAKVRAIAKRDSYAARIKAIHATAQLANNDATIAPQLLVASAKLDDLWAGFQTEDNAVFEAFCDLDMLSDYTTDLCIEVSELVDYAKAVMSHYHVQPSTPVTSGDRVDHGKSVHSLDGSVHTPVLADESSTRVVSRLPEIPLPQFDGDLHKWPAFRDRFVALVSQRPNISNIERYYYLVGCVHGVAADVIRGIPISGATFDLAWSALVSRFDKPRLVASSVVDDLLQVPVSSVDSLTDLNKFMAIFGESVAVLTSLQVPDLGDFILFSLASRCLSASCRTLFESQLTTDFPKVEGLFEFVRSRIAVLERVQGVAGKQSEQASRKREQSKVPPKWPRKIDRPPPTSLVSAASVQPAVAHTSSVCTYCNNSHSIDVCRKFGLLSVDDRTLWARNQRICFTCLGSDHWANRCKASTKCKICSRRHHSLLHSDTKDAAPPSIAQPPVVATSLLSRFGGPSVMLGTALVHIRDHSGTYQVARALIDSASHINAISLPCAKRLGFRWSNWTAPISGLAGVPVPTVQGRVQCHVVPRFASDPALSFESWVLPSITSDLPRRSLEPSIRDKFSHLALADPDFNIAAPVDILLGADLFSSIMDGRQVMVDKSLPAAFSSCFGWILIGSVSSSNVPEIQEAAVSLLTSVEQLIERFWHIEEPDVAPLTFTDAGKCESIFRENLVRDESGRFAVPLPFRVPLHDKLFPGSRAVAAKRFERLERKLGSDVRMRAKYNEFMSEYASLGHMSVASSPGQYFIPHHAVCGADEKFRVVFDASAAAADGTSLNMSLFAGPKLQQDIVDVLTRFRLFRHAFTTDICKMYRQITVLPQYRTYQHIFWRSSPHQELVEYELNTVTYGVNCAPFLALRVLQEVADVDCHSFAHACDALRHQTYVDDICYGADTVNDVLSIQAELTSVLAGAGFELRKWASNTAPVLQAVPDEFRVIKSTSFAGDEGGETKVLGLSWHTGGDYFGCEAHFDSAPVFTKRGMLSLTARFFDPLGLFAPSTFLAKHIMQRTWQSTCSWDQRLPIDIHQDWAQFVAELPVLASVHVPRYFNTKIGARCSLYGFCDASQRGYAAVVFLRVHDAPRESSIILVGSKTKLAPLKPISVPRLELNAAVLLSRWMSRVLSLLNTHLNIVDMWAWTDSSIVLSWLTVPHDTFKQYVSNRVHSVQTLLPNCQWRHVTSEMNPADCASRGLMPSELPHHQLYWSGPPFLRDPSHEWGSDIPRLPVAELPEVKSVSLTVCLTATTVEWFTRFSSYDELIRVVARVRRFINICRRRPVESSTALTKAELDGATRAVIAASQHTTFPSLFIDLEKLRHIKHRPLARLCPFVDSEGIIRVGGRLRHSELPYDHRHPVLLAKESHLAVLVCRHWHKVTGHSGPRIMTALIHRKYWIVSLRSVIHSVISQCTRCVRLRATVPVPIMADLPESRVLQCRPFSRVGVDYAGPIPMRENRLRKSRTYKAYIAVFVCLGVKAVHLELVSDLSTSAFLAAFDRFVARRGLPTTVYSDCGTNFVGADRQLRQLVNSATAQATITSAKSYCEWKFNPPSAPHFGGLWEAAVRSAKRLLSRIMGAHSFTYEEFTTVLCRVEAVLNSRPLTPASTDPHDLESLSPGHFLICQPLLALPPRTSEFPERSLTDRWKLLDHCHQAFWRRWSTEYLQTLQERNKWTHGQSNIEIGQMVTIRDNLAPPLEWRLGRVLEVLPGKDGVVRVARVLTSRGMVTRPVVKLVLLPGNCTGSLV, from the coding sequence ATGGGTCAAGACGAAGACTTGGCGCGCAGTAAACGCGCGAAGGTTAGAGCAATAGCTAAGAGGGATTCATATGCCGCTCGGATTAAAGCTATTCACGCAACGGCTCAGCTGGCCAATAACGATGCTACTATAGCACCTCAGTTGCTCGTCGCATCAGCTAAGTTGGACGATTTGTGGGCTGGGTTTCAAACTGAAGATAACGCTGTGTTCGAAGCGTTTTGCGACTTAGATATGTTATCAGATTATACTACGGATTTGTGCATCGAAGTAAGCGAATTGGTAGACTACGCTAAGGCCGTAATGTCTCATTATCATGTCCAGCCATCTACGCCGGTGACATCGGGTGACAGGGTGGACCATGGCAAATCCGTTCACAGTCTCGACGGTTCTGTTCATACCCCTGTCCTCGCTGACGAGTCATCGACGCGTGTAGTCAGTCGCCTACCCGAAATCCCACTACCGCAATTTGACGGAGATCTACATAAGTGGCCGGCCTTCCGTGACCGGTTTGTTGCATTGGTATCACAACGCCCGAATATATCAAACATcgaacgttattattatttggtcgGATGCGTACATGGAGTCGCTGCCGACGTTATTCGTGGCATACCAATCTCCGGTGCCACGTTCGATTTAGCATGGTCCGCTTTGGTATCACGTTTCGACAAGCCGCGGTTAGTCGCAAGTTCTGTGGTCGACGACTTGTTACAAGTACCGGTGTCGTCGGTGGACAGTTTGACGGACCTAAATAAGTTCATGGCGATATTTGGGGAAAGTGTTGCAGTTCTCACGTCACTACAGGTTCCAGATTTAGGtgactttattttgttttcattggcTTCGAGGTGCCTTTCGGCGTCGTGTCGTACTTTGTTCGAATCGCAGTTGACCACCGACTTCCCGAAAGTCGAAGGTCTTTTTGAATTTGTTCGGTCACGCATTGCGGTTCTCGAGCGTGTACAAGGCGTTGCCGGTAAACAATCCGAGCAAGCGTCGCGTAAAAGGGAACAATCTAAGGTTCCGCCGAAATGGCCGCGTAAAATAGATCGACCACCGCCGACTTCGTTAGTTTCCGCCGCGTCGGTACAGCCTGCCGTCGCACACACGTCATCGGTGTGTACTTATTGTAACAATTCGCATTCGATTGATGTATGTCGTAAATTTGGTTTGTTGTCGGTCGACGACCGTACGCTATGGGCTCGTAACCAACGCATCTGTTTTACGTGTCTCGGGTCCGATCATTGGGCAAACCGTTGCAAGGCgtcaacaaaatgtaaaatctgCTCGCGCCGTCATCATAGTCTATTGCACTCGGACACCAAGGACGCAGCACCGCCGTCGATAGCCCAGCCTCCTGTCGTCGCTACTTCGTTACTGTCGAGATTCGGTGGTCCGTCTGTCATGCTCGGCACAGCGTTAGTCCACATACGTGATCATTCCGGGACTTACCAGGTGGCGCGCGCTCTAATCGACTCCGCATCTCATATTAACGCAATTTCACTTCCGTGTGCGAAGCGTTTAGGCTTCCGTTGGTCAAATTGGACTGCTCCTATTTCCGGTTTGGCTGGAGTGCCCGTACCTACCGTGCAAGGACGAGTTCAATGTCACGTCGTTCCGCGCTTCGCTTCTGACCCAGCATTATCGTTCGAGTCATGGGTTTTGCCGTCTATAACCAGTGACCTCCCTCGACGTTCGTTGGAACCATCTATACGAGACAAGTTTTCACACTTGGCGTTAGCTGACCCAGACTTTAATATCGCGGCGCCGGTGGATATATTATTGGGCGCAGACCTGTTCTCGTCGATCATGGATGGGCGTCAAGTTATGGTTGACAAGTCATTGCCAGCTGCGTTCAGTTCTTGCTTTGGTTGGATCTTGATCGGTTCCGTGTCGTCATCTAACGTACCGGAAATTCAAGAAGCTGCCGTGTCTTTACTAACATCCGTAGAACAATTGATCGAACGTTTTTGGCACATAGAAGAACCTGATGTTGCCCCATTGACGTTTACCGATGCCGGGAAATGCGAAAGTATCTTCCGTGAGAATCTTGTCCGTGACGAGTCGGGTCGTTTCGCAGTCCCACTGCCGTTCCGGGTGCCGTTGCACGACAAGTTATTTCCAGGTTCCCGGGCGGTTGCTGCAAAACGGTTTGAGCGCCTCGAGCGGAAGCTGGGCTCCGACGTCCGAATGCGAGCTAAATACAACGAGTTTATGTCCGAATACGCATCACTCGGACATATGTCGGTGGCGTCCTCTCCCGGCCAATATTTCATTCCACATCATGCCGTGTGCGGTGCCGATGAAAAATTCCGGGTAGTTTTCGACGCGTCCGCTGCGGCTGCCGATGGCACATCTTTAAATATGTCATTATTCGCGGGGCCCAAGTTACAACAAGACATTGTGGATGTGCTCACGCGTTTTCGTTTGTTCCGACACGCGTTCACCACTGACATCTGTAAAATGTACCGGCAGATTACTGTGCTCCCGCAATACCGTACGTACCAGCACATTTTTTGGCGCTCATCTCCACACCAGGAACTTGTCGAGTACGAGCTGAATACGGTAACTTATGGCGTGAACTGCGCTCCTTTTCTCGCGCTACGTGTCCTGCAAGAGGTCGCCGATGTCGATTGCCATAGTTTCGCGCACGCATGTGATGCATTGCGCCACCAGACATACGTGGACGATATTTGTTACGGCGCCGACACTGTGAATGACGTGCTCAGTATCCAGGCAGAATTAACGTCTGTCCTCGCCGGCGCGGGTTTTGAGTTGCGAAAGTGGGCGAGCAACACTGCACCCGTGTTGCAGGCTGTTCCGGACGAATTCCGGGTGATCAAATCTACGTCGTTCGCCGGTGATGAAGGTGGTGAGACGAAAGTCCTCGGATTGTCATGGCACACCGGCGGCGACTATTTTGGCTGCGAAGCTCACTTCGACTCGGCTCCAGTATTTACCAAGCGCGGTATGTTGTCTCTGACGGCACGATTTTTCGACCCATTAGGTTTATTCGCGCCGTCAACCTTCCTTGCTAAGCACATTATGCAGCGCACTTGGCAGTCCACTTGTTCGTGGGATCAACGTTTGCCTATCGACATTCACCAAGATTGGGCACAATTCGTTGCGGAACTGCCCGTCTTAGCATCAGTGCACGTACCACGTTACTTCAATACCAAAATCGGAGCTCGGTGCTCGCTATATGGGTTTTGCGATGCGTCGCAACGTGGGTACGCCGCGGTAGTATTTTTGCGTGTGCATGACGCCCCCCGCGAATCGTCAATCATATTGGTCGGTTCCAAGACAAAGTTAGCCCCGCTTAAACCGATATCCGTTCCGAGGCTCGAATTAAATGCAGCCGTGTTATTATCACGTTGGATGAGTCGGGTACTATCATTACTAAATACGCACCTCAATATCGTTGACATGTGGGCTTGGACGGATTCGTCAATTGTATTATCATGGCTAACCGTGCCCCATGATACGTTTAAACAATATGTGTCAAACCGCGTTCATAGTGTGCAAACGTTGTTACCGAATTGTCAATGGCGACATGTCACTTCGGAGATGAACCCGGCGGATTGTGCTTCTCGTGGGTTGATGCCGTCCGAGTTGCCGCATCATCAGTTGTATTGGTCAGGTCCTCCGTTCCTCCGTGACCCTTCACACGAATGGGGGAGTGACATACCACGTTTACCTGTCGCAGAGTTGCCCGAAGTGAAATCTGTCTCACTGACAGTTTGTTTAACCGCCACCACAGTCGAATGGTTCACGCGTTTTTCGTCATATGACGAACTTATACGTGTTGTCGCGCGTGTTCGTcggtttattaatatttgtcgaCGACGTCCCGTCGAAAGCTCGACTGCGCTCACTAAAGCGGAGTTAGATGGAGCGACTCGTGCAGTAATCGCCGCGTCTCAACACACCACATTTCCGTCATTATTCATCGACTTGGAAAAACTACGTCATATAAAACATCGGCCGTTAGCCCGCTTGTGCCCTTTCGTGGACTCTGAAGGTATTATTCGCGTTGGCGGCCGCTTACGTCACTCGGAGCTGCCATATGACCATCGACATCCAGTTTTATTAGCCAAAGAATCGCATCTGGCCGTATTGGTATGTCGTCATTGGCACAAGGTTACTGGCCATTCTGGACCACGTATAATGACCGCTCTAATACATCGTAAATATTGGATTGTGTCGTTACGGTCCGTGATCCATTCGGTTATCAGCCAGTGCACGCGTTGTGTTCGTCTCCGCGCGACCGTACCTGTTCCTATCATGGCTGACTTACCCGAATCGCGAGTGCTACAATGTCGCCCGTTTTCACGCGTTGGCGTAGACTACGCCGGCCCAATACCTATGCGGGAAAATCGGTTACGGAAATCACGAACGTACAAGGCGTACATAGCTGTTTTTGTATGTCTCGGTGTCAAAGCAGTCCACTTGGAACTCGTGTCAGACTTGTCGACCTCAGCCTTCCTCGCAGCTTTCGATAGGTTCGTCGCTCGACGCGGTCTACCTACCACGGTCTATTCCGATTGCGGAACAAATTTCGTCGGCGCTGACCGACAGTTGCGACAGTTAGTTAACAGCGCGACCGCTCAAGCGACCATCACCTCTGCGAAGTCCTACTGCGAATGGAAATTTAACCCTCCGAGCGCGCCGCATTTTGGTGGGTTGTGGGAGGCCGCAGTGCGATCCGCGAAACGATTATTATCCAGGATTATGGGCGCCCACAGCTTCACATACGAAGAGTTCACAACCGTGTTATGTCGGGTTGAGGCTGTGTTAAACTCTCGCCCACTCACTCCGGCGTCGACCGACCCTCATGACCTCGAGAGTTTATCGCCGggccattttttaatatgtcaaCCGTTGTTAGCTCTACCACCGCGCACCTCCGAATTTCCGGAACGCTCGCTGACCGACCGTTGGAAACTTTTAGATCATTGCCACCAAGCGTTCTGGCGCCGTTGGTCGACGGAGTATTTACAAACGTTACAGGAACGTAACAAATGGACTCACGGGCAATCCAACATCGAAATAGGACAGATGGTCACCATAAGAGACAATTTAGCTCCTCCACTCGAGTGGCGACTTGGACGGGTACTCGAAGTGCTACCCGGTAAGGATGGTGTCGTAAGAGTCGCGCGCGTATTAACCTCGCGCGGGATGGTCACTCGTCCCGTCGTTAAGCTAGTCCTATTGCCTGGTAACTGTACAGGTTCCcttgtttaa
- the LOC126553054 gene encoding uncharacterized protein LOC126553054, whose protein sequence is MLHLKIYHHLGAQSIYKCKQQDCIRDFQGSEHFRQHLNRVHSNITPEFTINELVIVPPIHDSDEVVSISEEIVNSNEIDIYKNFDNAGIGDSSRPFEEVVRDCALQFITNLLTKPNVTESLMQEIVVGATKLFSSGILSILKDEVMPNLDKCDTNQLDKIQKMFNVLENPFSKLNTEYHRLQFLETNNLFFKPKKVVVGFVGEKNTWKNIKNNFQDKIVFPIFIYYDDAEMGNPLGSHSGVHKMGCIYYIVPALPPEYLSSLENIFPAFIFHSSDRGKNKFDNKKMFSSLIRDLIDLQENGISIVVNSMNITIYFALGLISGDNLGLNSMLGFVESFSANHYCRICRLHKNKLQHMLTESKESIRDKDNYKLDILKANVSETGIVEDSVFNSISNYHVTVNSVCDFMHDVSEGVARYDMATIISYLISNKYFSLEDLNHRVILFEYGLIDKKNSPPPISLNHLKNGSIIMSASEMLCFVRYFGLIVGELVPLKTEIWKLYIHLRKIIDLCCARVLQPECAHLLDALVSEHNRLYLHFSNSTLKPKFHTLTHYGRLLLKNGPISLTSSLRFESKHKVLKAYANAIPNRINFSHTLSHKLQLQMVHRFLTKKGLEPDLKVGSYLKISSIVELKFILPSDISPKAFSASWIKFKGITYKPGMLVIVEINLNGCVFGQIFNIFINGSTVPYLVCELFFTIGFDDHFHAYELKKYDETETNLIGYYIKYLPESSPTVIRVLGDGKLIMWTIVCFAVDNSVDVVPDTWYHKGACAWPKKKSNLKKFLEGRFQPNREDFDYYDARPLQQNIQSFHQARLKSLKAQDTSELSSNEDDKETRKKRKKVYYSSQEFSSDRGIDYTSDVLYPPILEEIEGTTVDNLISDYNSFEGHKDIIFGSNLSQVQSTSNSQDIQTITESKSI, encoded by the exons atgttgcatttaaaaatttatcaccATCTGGGAGCTCAATCTATATATAAGTGTAAACAGCAAGACTGTATTAGGGACTTCCAAGGTTCAGAACATTTTAGGCAGCATTTGAATAGAGTCCATTCTAATATAACACctgaatttacaattaatgaaTTGGTAATTGTCCCACCTATACATGATTCTGATGAAGTTGTCTCTATATCAGAAGAAATTGTAAATTCAAatgaaattgatatttataaaaattttgataatgcTGGAATAGGTGATAGTAGTAGACCTTTTGAAGAAGTTGTAAGAGATTGtgcattacaatttataacaaatttgcTTACTAAACCTAATGTGACTGAATCATTAATGCAAGAAATAGTTGTTGGTGCCACCAAATTGTTTTCATCtggtattttatctattttaaaagacGAAGTAATGCCAAATTTAGACAAATGTGATACTAATCAGTtagataaaattcaaaaaatgtttaatgtattagAAAATCCGTTTTCCAAATTAAATACTGAGTATCAtcgtttacaatttttagaaacaaataatttattttttaagccaAAAAAAGTTGTTGTAGGTTTTGTTGgtgaaaaaaa tacatggaaaaatataaagaacaaTTTCCAAGATAAGATTGTTTTTCCTATTTTTATCTACTATGATGATGCTGAAATGGGTAATCCTTTAGGGTCCCATTCCGGTGTTCATAAAATgggatgtatttattatattgtgcctGCACTTCCACCCGAATACTTATCatctttagaaaatatttttccagcATTTATCTTTCATTCTTCCGATAGAGGAAAGaacaaatttgataataagaaaatgttttcttcTCTTATAAGAGATCTTATTGACTTACAAGAAAATGGTATTTCAATAGTTGTTAATTCTatgaatataacaatttattttgctcTTGGTTTAATTTCGGGGGATAACTTGGGTCTTAATTCAATGTTAGGATTTGTAGAAAGTTTTTCTGCTAACCATTATTGCCGTATATGCCggttacataaaaacaaacttcAACATATGCTTACAGAGTCAAAAGAATCAATTAGagataaagataattataagttGGATATTCTTAAAGCCAATGTTTCAGAAACTGGTATAGTTGAGGACTCtgtatttaattctatttcaAACTACCATGTAACAGTCAATAGTGTATGTGACTTTATGCATGATGTTTCAGAAGGTGTAGCAAGATATGATATGGCcactattattagttatttaataagcaataaatatttttcacttgaAGATCTAAACCATCGGGTAATATTGTTTGAGTATGGTttaattgacaaaaaaaattctccaCCTCCTATTAGTCTcaatcatttgaaaaatggTTCTATTATTATGTCGGCATCTGAAATGTTGTGTTTTGTTAGGTATTTTGGTCTCATTGTAGGAGAACTAGTTCcattaaaaactgaaatttggAAGTTATATATACACCttcgaaaaattattgatcTGTGTTGTGCTAGAGTACTTCAGCCAGAATGTGCACATCTACTAGATGCTTTAGTTTCAGAACATAAcagattatatttacatttttctaatagTACATTAAAACCCAAATTTCATACCCTCACTCATTATGGTCGTCTCCTTCTTAAAAATGGCCCAATATCTTTGACATCTTCTTTAAGATTTGAATCAAAACACAAGGTTTTAAAAGCATATGCAAATGCCATACCAAATCGTATAAATTTTAGCCATACTTTATCACATAAACTTCAGTTGCAAATGGTTCAtcgatttttaactaaaaaaggaTTAGAACCAGACTTAAAAGTTgggtcatatttaaaaattagtagtaTAGtagagttaaaatttatattaccttcAGATATAAGTCCAAAGGCTTTTTCAGCATCttggataaaatttaaaggtatTACTTATAAACCGGGTATGCTGGTGATAGtagaaatcaatttaaatggaTGTGTATTtggtcaaatatttaatatttttattaatggttCTACTGTTCCATATTTAGTGtgtgaacttttttttactattggaTTTGATGATCATTTTCATGCttatgaactaaaaaaatatgatgaaacTGAAACAAATCTTATtgggtattatataaaatatttgcctGAATCGTCACCTACTGTTATTAGAGTTCTTGGAGATGGTAAATT aattatGTGGACTATTGTCTGTTTTGCTGTGGACAATAGTGTTGATGTTGTACCTGATACATGGTATCACAAAGGTGCATGTGCATGgcccaaaaaaaaatccaatctaaaaaaatttttagaagGACGTTTTCAACCAAACAGAGAAGATTTTGACTATTATGACGCCCGTCctctacaacaaaatatac AGAGTTTCCATCAAGCTcgtttaaaatctttaaaagcGCAAGATACGTCTGAGCTTTCCTCCAATGAAGACGACAAGGAAACTaggaaaaaaaggaaaaaagtatattattcatcTCAAGAATTCAGCAGCGATCGAGGCATCGATTATACATCTGATGTTTTATATCCTCCAATATTAGAAGAAATTGAAG GAACAACAGTAGATAATTTGATATCCGATTATAATTCTTTTGAAGGGCacaaagatataatttttggttCAAATTTATCACAAGTGCAAAGCACATCAAATTCACAAGATATACAAACAATTACAGAGAGT AAATCTATTTGA